One Thiocapsa sp. genomic window carries:
- a CDS encoding DUF2442 domain-containing protein — protein MNPRVTTVTSLPDYKLHLEFGSGETGVYDCSGLLDIGVFKELQDTNYFKTVKIMDGTVSWPHEQDICPDTLYLESMKTTEPG, from the coding sequence ATGAACCCCAGAGTAACAACCGTTACCTCGCTTCCAGATTACAAGCTGCATTTGGAGTTCGGCAGCGGTGAGACGGGAGTGTACGATTGCTCTGGTCTTCTCGACATCGGTGTATTCAAGGAGCTGCAAGACACGAATTATTTTAAAACCGTAAAAATCATGGATGGCACAGTGTCTTGGCCGCATGAACAGGACATTTGTCCCGACACTCTGTATTTGGAATCAATGAAAACAACCGAGCCCGGATGA
- a CDS encoding DUF4351 domain-containing protein, with product MSDQALSSHEHAVVADYDSPWKTVLERYFPDFLAFFFPDAHADIDWTHGYSLLDKELQKVVRDAELGRRWADSLIRVTSREGGEDWLLVHVEVQGRNQADFARRMFVYNYRIYDRYAKPVVSLAVLAEPSRSKHGEFGYARWGCRMGLRFPLVSLAAYRTRRTELESSANPFAVVTLAHLSARETAGSPTDRYQAKLGLIRSLYRRGFARQDILELFRFIDWVLTLPEGLEQQLWCEVQQFDEEKHMHYLSSIERMAQQKGIEQGTGQGQAKLLHVLVRQRFGQVPPEIEARIRSAHPDQLEQWALLILDARCLDDVFGATGEH from the coding sequence ATGAGCGACCAGGCCCTGAGTAGCCACGAGCATGCCGTCGTGGCTGATTACGACTCCCCGTGGAAGACGGTCCTGGAACGGTACTTTCCGGATTTCCTGGCCTTCTTCTTCCCCGACGCCCATGCCGACATCGACTGGACGCACGGCTACAGCCTGCTCGACAAGGAGCTGCAAAAGGTGGTCCGCGATGCCGAACTCGGTCGTCGCTGGGCCGACTCGCTGATCCGCGTCACCAGCCGGGAGGGAGGCGAGGACTGGCTGCTGGTGCATGTCGAAGTCCAAGGCCGAAACCAAGCCGATTTCGCCCGGCGCATGTTTGTCTACAATTATCGGATCTACGATCGCTATGCCAAGCCGGTGGTGAGTCTGGCCGTACTGGCCGAACCGAGTCGGAGTAAACACGGCGAGTTCGGCTATGCGCGCTGGGGTTGCCGCATGGGTCTGCGGTTTCCCCTGGTCAGCTTGGCCGCCTATCGGACACGCCGAACGGAGCTCGAGTCTTCGGCCAACCCCTTTGCCGTCGTCACCCTGGCTCACCTCAGTGCCCGGGAGACCGCCGGATCGCCAACCGATCGCTATCAGGCCAAGCTGGGACTAATCCGCAGCCTCTACCGGCGCGGTTTCGCACGCCAGGATATCTTGGAGTTGTTCCGGTTCATCGACTGGGTTCTGACGCTGCCGGAAGGACTGGAGCAGCAGTTGTGGTGCGAAGTCCAGCAATTCGACGAGGAAAAGCACATGCATTACTTAAGCAGCATCGAGCGGATGGCACAACAAAAAGGCATCGAGCAGGGCACCGGCCAAGGCCAAGCCAAGCTCCTGCACGTCCTGGTCCGGCAACGTTTCGGCCAGGTCCCGCCCGAGATCGAAGCGCGGATCCGCAGTGCGCACCCGGATCAGTTGGAACAATGGGCGCTGCTGATTCTGGACGCGCGATGCCTGGACGATGTGTTCGGGGCGACGGGAGAACATTGA
- a CDS encoding diguanylate cyclase, translating to MLNPKGASAKNPRGSAVQTLGTLIKVVIVAILVSLTLTVLMLLHAGRIQDETAAEGSLRQLDGLLLMKSRHLANHVRDYAVWNDAIERVIQARDAAWWDDNPGQYALATFDLSLTLAADGSDRIYFISTPDGTRSAPSDLTLGPSTKALLDMERRSLSSSVPGAATTGLIELNGTLYLAAASRFFHEEDLASPAEAPGAVMLFALALDNTVLPELGDIMGVDGLVRDAAPESGEARMPLSLIDGAPAGSLTWTPPSPGRSMIASVLPTALLAFASVAGLTLVFAFRARSLARRLSADETERHELSQRYESILETAGDGIFGIDRDGRILFVNAAAATMLGLPRTEIQGQDANRLLLCRPVNGPAEQTDEPPLLRALTSGRAEVSDTECFRCADGSTFPVEYAVTPMLLGDTSTGAVVVFRDITKRRQTEEEMLYRANFDAVTGLPNRNLLLERLNQELKRARREATRVGVLFIDLDDFKQVNDSLGHDAGDLLLRQVAERLQQSVRETDTVARFAGDELVVVTAHIADRAFLQTVAEKLLQVLREPFAIGAASVRIGGSIGIAIYPDHGDDPQTLLNRADLAMYQAKAAGRGTYRFAVTA from the coding sequence TTGCTGAATCCGAAAGGCGCATCAGCCAAAAACCCACGCGGCTCGGCCGTACAGACGCTCGGCACCTTGATCAAGGTGGTGATCGTCGCGATCCTCGTCAGCCTGACCCTCACCGTGCTGATGCTTCTGCACGCGGGGCGTATCCAGGACGAGACCGCTGCGGAGGGATCCTTGCGGCAGCTCGACGGGCTGCTCCTCATGAAGAGCCGCCACCTCGCCAACCACGTCAGGGATTATGCCGTTTGGAACGACGCCATCGAGCGCGTGATCCAGGCGCGAGACGCGGCCTGGTGGGACGACAACCCCGGTCAGTATGCGCTCGCGACATTCGACCTCTCACTCACCCTCGCCGCCGACGGCAGCGACCGGATCTATTTCATCTCGACCCCCGACGGAACCCGAAGCGCACCATCGGACCTCACCCTCGGCCCGTCCACGAAGGCATTGCTGGACATGGAACGGCGCAGCCTTTCCTCCTCGGTTCCGGGAGCGGCAACGACGGGGCTGATCGAGCTGAACGGAACCCTGTATTTGGCGGCCGCCAGCCGATTCTTCCACGAAGAGGATCTCGCATCCCCTGCCGAAGCCCCCGGCGCAGTGATGCTCTTCGCGCTCGCGCTCGATAACACGGTTCTTCCGGAGCTCGGCGACATCATGGGCGTCGACGGACTGGTCCGCGATGCGGCGCCTGAGTCCGGCGAGGCTCGCATGCCGCTCTCACTCATCGACGGGGCCCCTGCGGGAAGCCTGACCTGGACCCCGCCGTCGCCGGGCCGATCCATGATCGCAAGCGTACTGCCCACCGCGCTGCTGGCCTTCGCAAGTGTCGCCGGACTGACCCTGGTCTTCGCCTTTCGCGCACGCAGCCTCGCCCGGCGTTTGTCCGCCGACGAGACCGAGCGACACGAGCTGTCGCAGCGCTACGAATCCATCCTCGAGACCGCCGGCGACGGCATCTTCGGCATCGATCGCGACGGGCGCATCCTGTTCGTCAACGCCGCAGCCGCGACGATGCTCGGCCTGCCACGCACGGAGATCCAAGGACAGGACGCCAACCGCCTACTCCTGTGCCGACCGGTCAATGGACCCGCCGAACAGACCGACGAGCCACCCCTGCTGCGCGCACTGACAAGCGGTCGCGCCGAGGTCTCCGACACCGAGTGTTTTCGCTGCGCGGACGGGAGCACCTTCCCGGTCGAATACGCCGTCACACCCATGCTGCTCGGGGACACCTCGACCGGCGCGGTGGTCGTCTTTCGCGACATCACCAAACGGCGGCAGACCGAAGAGGAGATGCTCTATCGCGCCAATTTCGACGCCGTCACCGGCCTGCCCAACCGCAACCTCCTTCTCGAACGCCTGAATCAGGAGCTGAAACGGGCCCGCCGCGAGGCCACCCGCGTCGGGGTCCTCTTCATCGACCTCGACGACTTCAAACAGGTGAACGACTCGCTCGGACACGACGCGGGCGATCTCCTGCTGCGCCAAGTGGCCGAGCGCCTTCAGCAATCCGTGCGCGAAACCGACACCGTCGCCCGTTTTGCGGGGGACGAGCTCGTGGTCGTTACCGCACACATCGCGGACCGTGCCTTCCTGCAGACGGTCGCCGAGAAGCTGCTCCAGGTCCTTCGTGAACCCTTCGCGATCGGGGCCGCATCCGTGCGCATCGGAGGCAGCATCGGAATCGCCATTTACCCGGACCATGGCGACGATCCTCAGACGCTGCTCAACCGGGCCGACCTCGCCATGTACCAGGCGAAGGCCGCCGGGCGTGGAACCTATCGGTTTGCGGTGACGGCCTGA
- a CDS encoding Uma2 family endonuclease → MPQAALKTGSFTYADYCLWPEDERWELIDGEAFAMAPAPTRLHQDFVVELAAQIHPKLAGSGCRVYVAPFDVRLPKHDESDARVDTVVQPDLAVICDPHKLDVKGCRGAPDWIVEILSPSSAVHDQVRKRALYERHGVREYWLLHPVDRVLTLYRLGADGVYGKPDVQGLEGQTPVGVIDGLEIHWPAPETDPTMSTGD, encoded by the coding sequence ATGCCTCAAGCCGCACTCAAAACCGGTTCTTTCACCTACGCAGACTATTGTCTCTGGCCCGAGGACGAACGTTGGGAGCTGATCGACGGTGAAGCATTTGCGATGGCGCCCGCGCCGACGCGACTGCATCAGGACTTTGTCGTCGAGTTGGCCGCGCAGATCCACCCCAAGCTCGCGGGTAGCGGCTGCCGGGTCTATGTCGCCCCCTTCGACGTGCGTCTGCCGAAGCACGACGAGTCCGACGCTCGGGTCGACACGGTGGTGCAGCCCGATCTCGCCGTGATCTGCGATCCGCACAAGCTCGACGTGAAGGGGTGCCGCGGGGCGCCCGATTGGATCGTCGAGATCCTCTCGCCGTCGAGCGCGGTTCATGATCAGGTCCGTAAGCGGGCACTCTACGAGCGTCATGGCGTGCGCGAATACTGGCTGCTGCACCCGGTGGATCGGGTGCTGACCCTCTATCGGCTCGGTGCGGACGGCGTTTACGGGAAGCCGGACGTGCAGGGTCTGGAAGGACAGACCCCTGTCGGCGTGATCGATGGTCTGGAGATCCACTGGCCGGCTCCCGAGACGGATCCGACGATGAGCACGGGGGACTGA
- a CDS encoding DNA phosphorothioation-associated putative methyltransferase, protein MGSGKTVAGRRYLHRTLLDRSEPALTSGVAAALEMLRASAEPDFNVVRVAVDGSEVAFLNYPDFFETPFPALKESWRVDRATGETGYRTYEDSLNPPILHRKELLLPSDHPGRAEYVALTEQAESIGLFDDPKRIGYRRQWEALVADAGYRIEGHTLLPIGNLDGVAGEAADLALAEAEAGEGGVLSCDLVGLGSALDWEAARHRTAMVRYGFSAPVQTLARHGFLDGRFGLFDYGCGRGDDVRGLRENGLTASGWDPYFAPDEPVAAADIVNLGFVINVIEDFDERLLALTRAWSLAERLLVVSVMLANQNDPRGERFRDGVMTQRGTFQRYYTQSEIKTYLEQVLDEEPIPVAPGVLYVFRDKDAEQRFLVERYSRRSNRLGVPSTRPAPPPRERPARRDRAAERFDAYREPLERLWETWLCLGRTPEKSEVDDLLPLLEGFGSLGKALRFLAEQKEPDDAQVALAQAEQARIADLEVYFALQQFSRRRPYKHLDAGLQRDIKAFFGDYPAALEAGRTQLFRIADTDAIAAACRSAAEHGLGWLEPGASLQLHSRLVEQLPALLRVYVGAASMLYGDIREADLVKIHIGSGKLSLMRYDDFEGRALPRMVERVKIKLREQDIDYFAYGEAFEPPYLYRKAGYLNEECEGYPEQLAFDEALEALGVLPMSGYGPAPAAFDALLERRRWMIEDGALVRSRTIPEPDAPCGHSLSYRQLIECGETQAATGLGNRPEQPETYTALCDLATQVLDPVIEYFGMIRLTYGFCSAPLAKAIPGRIDPKRDQHAAHERNRLGHPICPRLGAAVDFLVEDEDMLEVARWVVAETPFDRLYFYGNDNPIHVSYGPEQSRQVVLMLPGPSGRLVPKCVPVERFLDSDG, encoded by the coding sequence ATGGGTTCCGGAAAGACGGTCGCAGGCCGACGCTACCTGCATCGAACGTTGCTCGACCGTTCCGAGCCAGCGTTGACGAGCGGCGTGGCCGCGGCCTTGGAGATGCTTCGGGCGTCGGCCGAGCCCGATTTCAATGTCGTGCGCGTTGCCGTGGACGGCTCCGAGGTGGCCTTCCTCAACTACCCGGATTTTTTCGAGACCCCCTTCCCGGCGCTGAAGGAGAGTTGGCGTGTGGATCGCGCAACGGGGGAGACGGGCTATCGCACCTACGAAGACTCGCTGAACCCGCCCATCCTGCATCGTAAGGAGCTGTTGCTCCCCAGCGATCATCCGGGCCGCGCCGAGTATGTCGCCTTGACCGAGCAGGCCGAGTCGATCGGTCTGTTCGACGATCCCAAGCGCATCGGCTATCGGCGTCAGTGGGAGGCGCTGGTCGCGGATGCCGGGTACCGGATCGAGGGGCATACCCTGCTTCCGATCGGCAACCTCGACGGTGTCGCGGGCGAGGCTGCCGACTTGGCCTTGGCCGAGGCCGAGGCGGGGGAGGGCGGGGTCTTGTCTTGCGACCTCGTCGGACTCGGCAGCGCGCTCGATTGGGAGGCGGCGCGACACCGCACCGCGATGGTGCGCTATGGCTTCTCGGCGCCGGTGCAGACGCTGGCGCGGCATGGCTTCCTGGATGGCCGCTTTGGGCTGTTCGACTACGGCTGCGGGCGCGGCGACGACGTGCGCGGTTTGCGCGAGAACGGGCTGACCGCCTCCGGGTGGGATCCCTATTTTGCGCCGGACGAGCCGGTCGCCGCGGCCGACATCGTCAATCTCGGTTTCGTGATCAACGTGATCGAGGACTTCGACGAGCGGCTGCTGGCCTTGACGCGGGCCTGGTCGCTCGCCGAGCGGCTGTTGGTCGTGTCGGTGATGCTCGCCAATCAGAACGATCCGCGCGGGGAGCGGTTTCGCGACGGCGTCATGACGCAGCGCGGCACCTTCCAGCGCTATTACACCCAGTCCGAGATCAAGACGTATCTGGAGCAGGTGCTGGACGAGGAGCCGATCCCGGTTGCGCCGGGCGTGCTCTATGTGTTCCGCGACAAGGACGCGGAGCAGCGGTTTTTGGTGGAGCGCTACAGCCGCAGAAGCAATCGGCTCGGGGTGCCGAGCACGCGCCCCGCGCCGCCACCGCGTGAGCGGCCGGCTCGGCGCGATCGCGCGGCGGAACGCTTTGATGCCTATCGCGAGCCGTTGGAGCGTCTCTGGGAGACCTGGTTGTGTCTGGGGCGCACGCCGGAGAAGAGCGAGGTCGATGATCTGCTGCCCTTGCTCGAGGGCTTCGGCAGTCTCGGCAAGGCGCTGCGTTTCCTCGCCGAGCAGAAGGAACCGGATGACGCACAGGTCGCGCTGGCGCAGGCCGAGCAGGCGCGCATCGCCGACCTGGAGGTCTATTTCGCACTTCAGCAGTTCAGCCGACGGCGTCCCTACAAGCATCTGGATGCGGGATTGCAGCGCGACATCAAGGCGTTCTTCGGTGACTATCCGGCCGCGTTGGAGGCCGGTCGTACGCAGCTCTTTCGGATCGCCGACACCGACGCGATCGCCGCCGCCTGCCGATCGGCCGCCGAGCATGGGCTGGGATGGCTCGAGCCGGGCGCCTCGCTGCAGCTACACAGCCGATTGGTCGAGCAGCTCCCGGCGCTCTTGCGCGTGTATGTCGGCGCTGCCTCGATGCTCTACGGCGATATCCGCGAGGCGGATCTGGTGAAGATCCATATCGGCTCGGGCAAGCTGAGCCTGATGCGGTATGACGATTTCGAGGGCAGGGCGCTGCCGCGGATGGTCGAGCGGGTCAAGATCAAGCTGCGCGAGCAGGATATCGACTATTTCGCCTATGGCGAGGCGTTCGAGCCGCCGTATCTCTATCGCAAGGCGGGTTATCTGAACGAGGAATGCGAGGGGTATCCGGAGCAGCTCGCCTTCGACGAGGCGCTCGAGGCGCTTGGTGTGCTGCCGATGTCTGGCTATGGGCCGGCGCCGGCAGCCTTCGACGCACTGCTCGAGCGTCGGCGCTGGATGATCGAGGACGGCGCCCTGGTGCGCTCTCGGACGATCCCCGAGCCGGATGCGCCCTGCGGGCATTCTCTCAGCTACCGTCAGTTGATCGAATGTGGCGAGACACAGGCCGCGACGGGGCTCGGCAACCGCCCGGAGCAACCCGAGACCTACACGGCGCTGTGCGATCTGGCCACGCAGGTCCTGGATCCGGTGATCGAGTATTTCGGGATGATTCGACTGACCTACGGGTTCTGCTCCGCGCCGCTGGCGAAGGCGATCCCGGGGCGGATCGATCCGAAGCGCGATCAGCACGCGGCGCACGAGCGCAATCGGCTGGGTCATCCCATCTGCCCGCGTCTGGGTGCCGCCGTGGATTTTCTGGTCGAGGACGAGGATATGCTCGAGGTCGCGCGCTGGGTCGTCGCCGAAACGCCCTTCGATCGGCTCTACTTCTACGGCAACGACAACCCGATCCATGTGAGTTATGGACCCGAGCAAAGCCGTCAGGTGGTGTTGATGCTGCCGGGTCCAAGCGGCCGGCTGGTGCCTAAGTGCGTGCCGGTCGAACGGTTTCTCGATTCGGATGGGTGA
- a CDS encoding Uma2 family endonuclease produces the protein MPHRPRTDRQGPFHVDQLGEGDRYELSSGHPIYCAPSGREHAGTNLIGAAALETDPDVEWAGVDAGFTPDSGTLRAPDVAIGHGGAERGWIPGAPPLAVEYAARGQDEQELQDKIAELLQSGTQQVWVVRLVGPRRVEVYRPGESMRVVGPGEILSAPSLLRNPVPIEALYDRDAAHRATLRNLLQREGYESLDAVRQEGVVEGINQGISQGIAESILALLTERGLVVDTLARERILGEQDPAQLMRWLIAATQVQEAQRLLD, from the coding sequence ATGCCGCACCGACCACGCACCGATCGACAGGGTCCGTTTCACGTCGACCAACTCGGCGAAGGCGATCGCTACGAGCTCTCCAGCGGTCACCCGATCTATTGCGCGCCCTCCGGGCGCGAGCATGCCGGAACGAATCTGATCGGCGCGGCAGCACTGGAGACCGACCCGGATGTCGAATGGGCCGGTGTCGATGCGGGTTTCACCCCGGATTCGGGGACGTTGCGCGCACCCGACGTCGCGATCGGCCACGGAGGCGCAGAACGGGGCTGGATCCCGGGCGCGCCGCCCTTGGCGGTCGAGTATGCCGCTCGCGGACAGGACGAGCAGGAGTTGCAGGACAAGATTGCGGAGTTGTTGCAGAGCGGCACCCAGCAGGTTTGGGTGGTGCGTCTGGTCGGTCCGCGACGGGTCGAGGTCTATCGACCCGGCGAATCCATGCGCGTGGTCGGTCCCGGCGAGATCCTGAGTGCGCCGAGTCTGCTACGTAACCCGGTCCCGATCGAGGCGCTCTACGACCGCGATGCCGCACACCGCGCGACGCTGCGCAACCTGCTGCAGCGCGAGGGTTACGAGAGTCTGGACGCCGTGCGTCAAGAGGGGGTTGTTGAGGGAATCAATCAAGGGATCAGCCAAGGCATCGCCGAGTCGATCCTCGCCCTGCTCACCGAGCGTGGGCTCGTCGTCGACACACTGGCGCGAGAACGCATCCTCGGCGAGCAGGATCCGGCGCAGTTGATGCGTTGGCTCATCGCCGCGACTCAGGTCCAGGAAGCGCAGAGGCTGCTCGATTAG
- a CDS encoding dihydroorotate dehydrogenase-like protein yields the protein MDLTTNYLGLTIKNPLVPSASPLSKSVAIARELEDHGAAAIIMWSLFEEAVTAESESMVRFLHHQDIGFGEADSGFLPVHQDFEGALERYLDNIRKLKESLDIPVIASLNGVTPGGWIKHATELQQAGADALELNVYYVAGDVAQTGLQVEERYLELLRALRGHIQIPINMKLSPSFSSIGNFVGQVAASGANGVALFNRFYQPDINIDSLRLQSSLHPSTSAEALLAMRWIAILYGRFDGLSLGATGGVHTSADAIKLLLAGADVVHLCSALLGKGPAYTAQILAGIQDWMEEQGFESVDDFRGRVSAISVPNPAELERANYVNILDSYSFSPGVMV from the coding sequence ATGGATCTCACGACCAACTATCTCGGGCTGACGATCAAGAATCCGCTGGTTCCCTCTGCCTCGCCCCTGTCCAAGAGCGTCGCCATCGCACGCGAGCTGGAAGACCATGGCGCTGCGGCCATCATCATGTGGTCGCTCTTCGAAGAGGCCGTCACCGCCGAATCCGAAAGCATGGTGCGCTTCCTGCACCACCAGGACATCGGTTTCGGCGAGGCCGATAGCGGCTTTCTGCCCGTTCATCAGGATTTCGAGGGCGCGCTCGAGCGCTATCTGGACAACATCCGTAAGCTCAAAGAGTCACTGGACATCCCGGTCATCGCCAGCCTCAACGGCGTCACACCCGGCGGTTGGATCAAGCACGCGACCGAGCTGCAACAGGCCGGTGCGGATGCCCTGGAGCTCAACGTCTACTATGTCGCCGGCGATGTCGCCCAGACCGGGCTTCAGGTCGAGGAGCGTTACCTCGAGCTCCTGCGCGCGCTGCGCGGCCACATCCAGATCCCGATCAACATGAAGCTCTCCCCGAGCTTCAGCTCCATCGGCAACTTCGTCGGCCAGGTCGCGGCGTCCGGCGCCAACGGCGTGGCGCTCTTTAATCGTTTCTATCAGCCCGATATCAACATCGACAGCCTGCGGCTGCAATCGAGCCTGCACCCCTCGACCTCCGCCGAGGCCCTGCTCGCGATGCGCTGGATCGCCATCCTCTACGGCCGCTTCGATGGCCTATCACTCGGTGCGACCGGCGGCGTGCACACCTCCGCAGACGCCATCAAGCTCCTGCTCGCAGGCGCCGACGTGGTGCATCTGTGCAGCGCCCTACTCGGCAAAGGACCGGCCTACACCGCGCAGATCCTGGCGGGCATCCAAGACTGGATGGAGGAGCAGGGATTCGAGTCCGTGGACGACTTCCGCGGCCGCGTCAGCGCCATCTCGGTCCCCAACCCGGCGGAGCTCGAGCGCGCCAATTATGTCAACATCCTGGACAGCTACAGCTTTTCGCCGGGTGTGATGGTGTAG